The Chitinophaga flava genome has a segment encoding these proteins:
- a CDS encoding RagB/SusD family nutrient uptake outer membrane protein, producing the protein MIRYFQHTVKYLALMLPVCLLSCNKQLDLSPTDKIIDPGRTFRNVSDLNGGLLGAYTRLTYNTIYNVSLVTDECMLPSENGTGGGVASYRWQIDPGSGTITSSFDEYYVTIDRANRVLAALPKIPAKGDEVAQKEQYQGELLALRAYCHFQLLQSYAQAYTASALGVPFMDVSVISSPARNTFGEVMTRIEADLKTAKKLVPASFDDNTRITVAAVAAIQARVALYEKKWDDAVTYATEAINAIPLASISKFPGIWKDTDESEVIWKLKQMAGTNNGLIGGVYFKKRVALYVPSFELIKQFDKDNDVRYTSYIQYDDTRGSGKSAYLVNKYAGNSGNPGLADIKLFRTGEMYLIRSEALAELNRLPEATTDLNDLRAARINGYAPEAFADKNALITALYNERFKELAFEGHRLFDLRRRQLPVTRDPEDAINTLGAVLLNPGDRGYVFPIPDAETKANKNMVQNTPY; encoded by the coding sequence ATGATCCGTTATTTTCAACATACCGTTAAATACCTGGCGCTGATGCTGCCGGTATGCCTGCTTTCGTGCAACAAACAGCTGGACCTGTCGCCTACCGATAAGATCATTGATCCGGGAAGAACCTTCCGCAATGTGTCTGACCTGAACGGCGGCCTGCTGGGTGCTTACACAAGACTTACCTATAATACAATATACAATGTATCGCTGGTGACAGACGAATGTATGCTGCCCAGTGAAAACGGTACCGGTGGGGGAGTAGCCTCTTACCGCTGGCAGATAGATCCCGGAAGTGGTACCATCACTTCCTCCTTCGATGAGTATTATGTAACGATAGACCGTGCCAACCGCGTGCTGGCGGCCTTACCGAAGATACCTGCCAAAGGAGATGAAGTGGCACAGAAAGAGCAGTACCAGGGTGAGCTGCTGGCACTGAGAGCATACTGTCATTTTCAGTTGCTGCAGAGTTATGCACAGGCTTATACTGCCAGTGCGCTGGGTGTCCCTTTCATGGATGTTTCTGTGATCAGTTCCCCTGCCCGTAATACTTTTGGGGAGGTGATGACCAGAATAGAAGCTGACCTGAAGACCGCCAAAAAGCTGGTCCCTGCTTCTTTTGATGATAACACCCGTATTACCGTGGCAGCTGTTGCTGCTATACAGGCACGGGTAGCCCTATACGAAAAAAAATGGGATGATGCCGTAACCTATGCCACTGAAGCCATCAATGCCATACCACTGGCCTCCATAAGCAAATTCCCCGGTATCTGGAAGGATACTGATGAATCAGAAGTGATCTGGAAGCTGAAACAGATGGCAGGTACCAACAACGGTCTGATCGGCGGTGTATATTTCAAAAAACGTGTAGCCTTATACGTTCCCTCCTTCGAGTTGATCAAACAATTCGATAAAGACAATGATGTACGTTACACTTCCTATATCCAGTATGATGATACGCGTGGATCTGGTAAATCAGCTTATCTGGTGAACAAATATGCCGGAAACTCCGGTAACCCGGGACTGGCGGATATTAAGCTGTTCCGTACCGGAGAGATGTACCTGATAAGATCAGAAGCACTGGCGGAGCTGAACAGGCTACCCGAAGCAACCACCGACCTGAATGACCTGCGTGCTGCACGTATCAACGGTTATGCGCCGGAAGCTTTTGCCGATAAAAATGCACTGATCACCGCCTTATATAACGAACGCTTTAAGGAGCTGGCTTTTGAAGGACATCGTTTGTTTGATCTCCGCAGAAGACAGTTGCCGGTGACCAGAGATCCTGAAGATGCAATAAATACGCTGGGCGCGGTATTGCTGAATCCTGGTGACAGGGGATATGTGTTCCCTATTCCGGATGCGGAGACTAAAGCCAATAAAAACATGGTGCAGAATACGCCTTATTAG
- a CDS encoding cyanophycinase, producing MKGYKLIGLLTVTAIYFNACQQQTAPRVIPGRPASIGFIGDTADVTTPVKGGVALIGGGGNVNGAFQWMIERSGGGDVVVLTASNNGSYNADIDSLGKVNSVETLNITSRELANNDTVAQIIRNAEMLFIAGGDQSRYMNNWRGTKTGAAINYLLQEKKVPVGGTSAGCAILSGLYYSGEGGSAVSDSVLANPYDSLVTVYNNDFLHAPYLSLVISDQHYVKRHRQGRHVTFMSRIIADHGIFPRGIAPDEKTAVCIDEQGMAKVFGASKAYFILTDSLKKPELCVKGQPLQWNCNGQALKVYEVPASATGNGSFRVSDFDPAAASGGTWYWWWVENGVLKTKQI from the coding sequence ATGAAAGGATATAAATTGATAGGGTTGTTAACGGTGACGGCTATATATTTTAATGCCTGTCAGCAACAAACAGCTCCTCGTGTGATACCGGGCCGCCCGGCTTCTATCGGCTTTATTGGTGATACAGCCGATGTTACCACACCTGTAAAAGGAGGGGTGGCGCTGATTGGCGGCGGCGGTAATGTAAACGGCGCTTTTCAATGGATGATAGAACGCAGTGGTGGTGGTGATGTGGTGGTACTGACAGCTTCCAACAACGGAAGTTATAATGCAGACATTGATTCCCTGGGTAAGGTAAATTCTGTGGAGACGCTGAATATCACCAGCCGGGAGCTGGCAAATAATGATACCGTAGCGCAGATCATTCGTAATGCGGAGATGTTGTTTATTGCAGGCGGGGACCAGTCCCGTTATATGAACAACTGGCGCGGTACCAAAACAGGGGCTGCGATCAACTACCTGCTGCAGGAGAAGAAAGTGCCGGTAGGTGGCACCAGCGCAGGCTGTGCTATCCTCAGCGGATTGTATTACAGCGGAGAAGGAGGCAGTGCGGTGTCTGACAGTGTGTTGGCTAATCCGTATGATTCACTGGTAACAGTATATAACAACGACTTCCTGCATGCACCTTATCTGTCGTTGGTGATCAGCGACCAGCATTATGTAAAACGTCACCGTCAGGGAAGGCATGTAACGTTTATGAGCCGTATCATTGCTGATCATGGTATTTTCCCCAGAGGCATCGCGCCGGATGAGAAAACAGCCGTGTGTATCGACGAACAGGGCATGGCCAAAGTATTTGGTGCCAGCAAGGCTTATTTTATATTGACAGATAGTCTTAAAAAACCTGAACTTTGTGTGAAAGGGCAGCCGCTGCAGTGGAACTGTAACGGGCAGGCCCTGAAGGTATATGAAGTGCCGGCGTCAGCCACCGGCAACGGTAGTTTCCGGGTATCCGACTTTGATCCTGCAGCTGCGAGCGGTGGTACCTGGTATTGGTGGTGGGTGGAAAATGGCGTGTTGAAAACGAAGCAGATTTGA
- a CDS encoding isoaspartyl peptidase/L-asparaginase family protein: MKRGFCYLLLVCCLALSWNTGMAQKKGPYVLVIHGGAGTILKKNMSPEMEAAYKASLKKALEKGYGVLQSGGSSLDAVEATVRVMEDDSLFNAGKGAVFTHDGRNELDAAIMNGKNRAAGAVAGVTVIRNPISAARAVMEKSEHVMMIGPGAEKFAKEAGLEIVDPSYFRTESRWKALQKALKEDSLAAARSNAYTNPAKLGIINKDNKFGTVGAVALDKQGNLAAATSTGGMTNKKYGRVGDSPIIGAGTYANNNTVAVSCTGWGEYYIRNVVAYDLSALMEYKGLSVQDAGKTVIKKVGDMGGDGGLIALDKNGNMAMPFNTEGMYRGTVTKDGKIEIYIYKEL; the protein is encoded by the coding sequence ATGAAAAGAGGTTTTTGCTATCTATTACTGGTTTGTTGCCTGGCTTTGTCCTGGAACACAGGCATGGCCCAGAAAAAGGGGCCTTATGTGCTGGTGATACATGGAGGCGCGGGCACTATCCTGAAAAAGAATATGTCGCCTGAGATGGAGGCTGCTTACAAAGCTTCCCTGAAAAAAGCGCTGGAAAAAGGATATGGTGTTTTACAGTCCGGCGGAAGCAGCCTGGATGCGGTAGAGGCCACCGTGCGGGTGATGGAAGATGATTCTCTTTTTAATGCCGGCAAAGGTGCGGTGTTTACACATGATGGCCGTAACGAGCTGGATGCCGCTATTATGAACGGTAAAAACAGAGCCGCCGGCGCCGTAGCAGGCGTGACTGTGATCCGTAATCCTATCAGCGCTGCCCGTGCTGTAATGGAGAAATCAGAGCATGTAATGATGATAGGCCCCGGTGCTGAAAAATTTGCTAAAGAAGCAGGCTTGGAAATAGTAGATCCTTCCTACTTCAGGACCGAATCCCGCTGGAAAGCGCTGCAGAAAGCCCTGAAAGAAGACTCCCTGGCTGCTGCCCGCTCCAACGCCTATACGAATCCTGCCAAACTGGGTATCATTAACAAAGATAATAAGTTTGGCACCGTAGGTGCGGTAGCGTTAGACAAACAAGGTAACCTGGCCGCTGCTACCTCTACCGGTGGCATGACCAATAAAAAATACGGCCGTGTAGGTGATTCTCCCATCATCGGAGCAGGCACCTACGCCAACAACAATACAGTGGCCGTATCCTGCACCGGCTGGGGCGAGTATTATATCCGCAACGTAGTGGCCTACGATCTCTCTGCCCTGATGGAATACAAAGGTCTCTCCGTACAGGACGCCGGTAAAACAGTGATCAAAAAAGTAGGTGACATGGGCGGCGATGGCGGTCTCATCGCCCTCGATAAAAACGGTAACATGGCCATGCCTTTTAATACGGAAGGCATGTACAGAGGTACTGTTACTAAAGATGGGAAAATTGAAATTTATATCTACAAGGAACTGTGA
- a CDS encoding RNA polymerase sigma factor produces the protein MNVRELHTETDLFRAIASGNEKAFETLFNKYRNKVYTIAFKITGSEELSEEIVLDVFLKVWLKREQLPGLEYFTAWLFTITRNRVFKTLKQLAHRATDRPITEEEEWLLTPADTSSSMLLEKEYRQILQDAVGQLSPQQKKVYHLIKEHGMKREEAAKALNLSPETVKRHLAEAMQFIRTYCSYHLGTYAALLIIKELL, from the coding sequence ATGAACGTCCGCGAGCTACATACAGAGACTGACCTGTTCCGTGCGATTGCCAGCGGCAATGAAAAAGCTTTTGAAACGCTCTTCAATAAATATCGTAACAAAGTATACACGATTGCATTTAAGATCACCGGTTCTGAGGAGCTGTCCGAAGAGATCGTACTGGATGTATTCCTGAAAGTATGGTTAAAAAGGGAACAGTTACCCGGGCTGGAATACTTTACAGCCTGGCTATTTACCATTACACGCAATCGTGTGTTTAAGACACTTAAACAACTGGCTCACCGCGCCACTGACCGCCCCATCACCGAGGAAGAAGAATGGTTGTTGACACCGGCAGATACTTCCAGCTCTATGCTGCTGGAGAAAGAGTATCGTCAGATATTACAGGATGCCGTTGGTCAGTTATCTCCCCAGCAAAAGAAAGTATACCATCTGATCAAGGAACATGGTATGAAAAGAGAAGAAGCCGCCAAAGCCTTGAATCTTTCTCCGGAAACCGTGAAACGCCATCTGGCAGAGGCGATGCAGTTTATCCGCACCTATTGCAGCTACCACCTGGGCACCTATGCCGCCCTGCTGATTATTAAGGAATTGTTATGA